In the Uranotaenia lowii strain MFRU-FL chromosome 1, ASM2978415v1, whole genome shotgun sequence genome, ACATTGTATCGTCGGGTTTACTAACTGGCGTTACTAGACCGTGCTCCATTTCAAATTTGAGGAACGAATTGCGCAACGCCTGCGATCTGAGTCGGTTCGAAACACGCGATGAACTGGGAAAAGGCACGGTTCGTCCAGCTGTCGTTTGTTGCATTCTAAGCgagcaaattttttgaacatatttttgcaatttctgATCGATATCAGCTTCTGCTTGACCCTCGAACACGTACATGCGACTCAGATTCAAAAGACTTTGATACGCCTCTCGATCGAATCCGCTCATATCGGTCAGCTCATCACACTCGCTGCTGGTACCGCTAGCCGTTTCAAGCAAATCGGATCCTTCGGTCATCGATTGAAAATAGCGAGACATGGTACTCATCAGCTGCTCTTCATCATCTCGCGGTTCCCGTTTGATGCGTTTCGaaggatttttgaaattttctaacggTTCGTAGGCGGGACTTTCTGGGGTGTTGGATCGTCGTTTTCGCTGTGAATCGGAAGAATCATCGAAGCTGTTGCTATGGTAACCGGCAGACGTGCTTTTGGTGCGTCGTTTTCGAGCTGGCTTATTCCGAATTTCCTGTTCTACCTGCATCTGAAAATTCTCTATTCGTGTCTCGATAGGATCCAAGAACGCGGCTTCTGCTTGCGCGACTGCTGCTACCCAAGTCGGTCGTTTGCTGAAGACTTTAAAACGATTCTTAAGGTGATGAAATTCAGAATCGAgcaattttttgtattcttctAGTCCTTGGAAAGGAACCAGATTGTACTCGCTGATGTAACTTCTTCGACCATTGTCAGCGAAAAATACTACGTTTAATTTTAGCCCTTTACTTTTGGTTTCAATGGTACAATCACCGGTCTCTGGATCCAAACAAATCATACATGGCCAATGCACCTGATggagaaaagtatgataaattCTGATCGATTTTAAGAAGTTTACGCAATTGTCCTAAAACTAAAAATGACCGAAAGTGCTACATGAAATATTCATTCTGGAAATCACGtaattatgcatttttttctaaGTAAAACCTGCAGTGTACCTGTTTGGCGTGGAACGAAGCCCAACACAGTTGACCCAACTGGAATTTTCCGTTCGCAATGTCTATCTCTTGGGTTAAATCGGGCGTTTCCGGGTTGTCATCTGCCGTAGTTGTCACGTTATTACACTCTATCCTCTCTTGTACGTTTCCGTTAGCTTCTTGAGTTGCAACATCATTGATAGCAGATTCTTCTGAAGATGCATTACCAAGGTTGACTTCTGTTACTGTGGTAGTTTGTAGTGGTTCTTGTTGTATATTTTCAAGATGTTCTAGGTTATTAACGACGGTCTCttctattttttcgtccttttgaACATCTTGGAGTTCTTCCTCTATCGAAAGCAGCGTTTCAGCACCTATACTTTTCGATCCTAAACTGGAGTCTaaatccacaattttaatctgaTCCATACCGAGCAGTTCCGGACTTAATTGGGGCTCTTCAGTCAATCCATCGACGTCTTCAAGTTTAACATCGCTATCCAGTCCCAAGGAGCAATCAATCTGTACAGGTTGTAAGTTTACAAAATCTAAGCCACTCGGTAAAACTGTTGGAGGATTCATTGTTTCACTTTCATTCACTACTGTCTCTATGGGTGAGTTATCAGACCCAGTTTCAATCGGttccttttttggatttttagcTTTCGTCGGAGATTTGGTGACAAACCTAGCCACGTCCAATGGAATGTAGTCTTGGCATTCTTTCTGCTTCTGGATCCGCCCATAGCGACTGACAGGGCCCGGAACGTTTCGTATCGGTTCTGTCAGCTTGGGACTCAGCGTAGATTCCAGATGCTTTAGGTGAATGTGCGAGCGCTTGGGCGATTTCAAACGATCCTCTATTTCGGCCATCGAAAGAAGAGAGGAGGATGATTCTGCCGATTGACGTGTTATAATGGTTGCCAATTCGGAAGCTCTCTGCTTCGGTGGGCTTACTTTTGGTTTGGCAGTGAGGATTTGCTTCTTTTCTTCCAATGTATCAGGGGCAGTTTTTTGTGGTAGTACGGATTGGGTGTGTGGTTTTTCAGTCTGCGGGGATGTCATAAGTTTTGTTCGTTTCAGTTGAACTCGAAGCTCGCGTGTTAATACAGACGGTTGCGAAAATGATGGCGAATTATTTGAATCTGGAACTGAAGAAATGATATTTTGTTAACTActtcataaaaacaaaataaatacaataaattgagaaaaggaaaaaaattaaaaacctgtTTCATTGCTCTTGTTTTGTTATCCTTATATGTACAATTACTAGAAGTACATAAATCACCCCACAAGGATTAGGTGGTGATTCGTGATCGTTAACTTTGTTTAATATGGTAGAAGGTATAACGATAGTTATTAAtaccgcaatttttttttgtcaaatccccttttttcaaagtgattaaaaaattcaatttattttaagaaaaattattagcGATTGAATGATTTTAGAATAAATGGCTCTTTATAAGTTGCTACAATATCTACCTTCAGCCTTTTGGGAATCTCTTTCAGCCGCTTTGGGTTCAACGATGGGGGAACTTCGGCGTATCTTTTTCGCAGGCTGTACATCCGCGAGTGACATGGATTCTTGTTGGATTTTAATGGTGGCGCCGTTGCGGGTGGAGATTTGGTACGACTCCAAAACATCTTCAACATCCTCATCAGATCGTACCGTGTCTGTTGGGTAAAGACTTTTCCGACGAGTCATTCTTGTGGACGCTTTCGCCTGTTGCTTTGCAAGTGCCACAACTGCCATTGATTGCCTATAAGAATGAAAGGCAAAACCATAAAACACTGTATACGTTAGGTATTATCAGATaatttaaattcgtttttaGCATTTTCAATGTTTAGATGCTTTATTGGTGTTTCCACaacagaaaacgaaaaaaatcaacactgaCTGCCGGCTTGCGTAGTTAACGAATTGCCGCCAAAATTGGCAACCCTATTAGATTAGTGGCAAACGGATAAGAATTTTGTTAACAATCCGATAGGAAGCTCAGCCCATAAATAGTTTTTTCTCCAAAGTACTCAAAATTCGTTAATCCACTTACCTGCGATTTTTCAACCTTTTATTCCCCATTATGCTCACAATTGTTATAACCTGATATTGCACAGAAAATCATGCAAAGCGTCTTTCCCACCAAAATTCCAAACGAGTTCTCTGGCTGTTTCCGCCGATAGTTTCTGGCTTCCGTCACAAATCCCCAAAGCCACCGATTGTATCAACGAACTTTAAATCAATAAAACTGCTAGTTTACCGTGATTATATCGCGAAAAACTTGAATTATTCGCACAATATTTCGTTGATGACGACTCAAGCCAAAAACTGTACCGCGACTTCTTATTTGACGTTAGACAGACGCTTGTTGCTTCTCTTGCCGACGATGATGACGAAAATCCCAATTCGACAATAACAATTGAAAATGTCGTATGTCCAAAGACCGTTCAGTACTTCCGTTCTTGATCAGCGAGGAACagtaataaaattcaaaatgaaaaaaattagcttgCTGTTTTAATGAACGGGAGTTTTAGAAAACCGGGCACAAGTTACATGGCTATCTTGATGACTtatatacactgaggtttttttttacgcggtttttttttacacggtttttttttacgcggctttttttacgcggattttcgaattaacgcggtttttttaacgcggattttcgaattaacgcggtttttgagagaaaatattctaagactttttcaaaggaaaacacttagaatctttttgtagttgggaaaatcttagctctgaaactaagaacgtgatacatgatatctgagtcctgagacctgagacttgagacctgtgacctgagacctgagacatgaaacatgagacatgagacatgagacctgagacatgagacatgagacatgagatatgagacctgagacatgagacctgagacatgagacatgagacctgagacatgagacctgagacatgagacctgagacatgagacctgagacatgagacatgagacctgagacttgagacatgagacatgagacatgagacctgagatatgagacatgagacctgagacatgagacctgagacctgagacctgagacatgaaacctgagacatgagacctgagacatgagacatgagacctgagatatgagacctgagacatgagacatgagacataagacctaagacatgagacctgagacaaaagacatgagacatgagacctgagatatgagacctgagacatgagacttgagacctaagacatgagacctgagacatgagacatgagacatgagacatgagacatgagacctgagatatgagacctgagacatgagacatgagacctaagacatgagacctgagacaaaagacatgagacatgagacctgagatatgagacctgagacatgagacatgagacctaagatatgagacctgagacatgagacatgagacctaagatatgagacctgagacatgagacatgagaccagagacatgaaacatgagacctgagacatgagacctgagacatgagacctgagacatgagaaaggagacatgagacctgagacatgagacatgagacctgggaTATGAGACccaagacatgagacatgagactcgagacatggaacatgagacctgagacatgagacatcagacgatctaattgattttgttttttatcttaaaaataaactatcatcgcacgcaaatttttaaataatcatggttccttcgcatttttttagtaacgttctttttgctcgaattttttaattaaaatggttttttacgtggattttcgaaatttggggttttttacgcggattttcgaattaacgaggttttttttttacgcggattttcgaattaacgcggtttttttttacgcggattttcgaattaacgcggttttttttacgcggattttcgaattaacgcggttttttttacgcgggttttttttacgcgggacgaaataccgcgtaaaaaaaacctgagtgtATTCAGATTACTCCTATTTGAAATGTGAGGTTCCGTTATTGAATCGTCGTACTTGTCCGAATCAGACGAATCTCGCGAGAGAAGAATACatgcttaaaaaaatccataaataaCACTTAAAAATAACTCATACTACAGGGACCGCTTGATAATTGTACTACATTTTGCTGCCTGATAAAGCGAACATTCACCTTGATTCGTTGACGTTAATTTAacgttattttgataatttaagcgTATGCacgcagaaaattaaaattagtgTCAAAGGAAAGAGCCAAAGCCAGATCATTggatgtttcaaataaaatttaatcgaaatcagatgatttattgattgattctggcacaaataattttcttttgatttaaaGTACAGCACATTGATTCGAATGTTTCTTACATTAACTTGGAATAATTTTCTTTCGTttctatagaaaaaaatcaggaaaaatactcccggcacataaaaactttataagtaaaatgccttaataaaaccatgtcaaaataaaatatagaaaatttttttaaataagatttaga is a window encoding:
- the LOC129737946 gene encoding nuclear receptor binding SET domain protein isoform X1, whose product is MGNKRLKNRRQSMAVVALAKQQAKASTRMTRRKSLYPTDTVRSDEDVEDVLESYQISTRNGATIKIQQESMSLADVQPAKKIRRSSPIVEPKAAERDSQKAEVPDSNNSPSFSQPSVLTRELRVQLKRTKLMTSPQTEKPHTQSVLPQKTAPDTLEEKKQILTAKPKVSPPKQRASELATIITRQSAESSSSLLSMAEIEDRLKSPKRSHIHLKHLESTLSPKLTEPIRNVPGPVSRYGRIQKQKECQDYIPLDVARFVTKSPTKAKNPKKEPIETGSDNSPIETVVNESETMNPPTVLPSGLDFVNLQPVQIDCSLGLDSDVKLEDVDGLTEEPQLSPELLGMDQIKIVDLDSSLGSKSIGAETLLSIEEELQDVQKDEKIEETVVNNLEHLENIQQEPLQTTTVTEVNLGNASSEESAINDVATQEANGNVQERIECNNVTTTADDNPETPDLTQEIDIANGKFQLGQLCWASFHAKQVHWPCMICLDPETGDCTIETKSKGLKLNVVFFADNGRRSYISEYNLVPFQGLEEYKKLLDSEFHHLKNRFKVFSKRPTWVAAVAQAEAAFLDPIETRIENFQMQVEQEIRNKPARKRRTKSTSAGYHSNSFDDSSDSQRKRRSNTPESPAYEPLENFKNPSKRIKREPRDDEEQLMSTMSRYFQSMTEGSDLLETASGTSSECDELTDMSGFDREAYQSLLNLSRMYVFEGQAEADIDQKLQKYVQKICSLRMQQTTAGRTVPFPSSSRVSNRLRSQALRNSFLKFEMEHGLVTPVSKPDDTMSVAKENQSKAKKEPKTLQEMFVYKLEKNYLLKGVPKGPICAICLKTNEVTKCAKCSNHYHLECLSTNLEERKKLRASVEEKSFKCNDCTLNKSHACFVCHDQEPTFLEERKHRCAVASCGKYYHIPCLRLFPQHQLTSTPNSSTLFCSHHTCHTCVSDNPRANANTTKGQMIRCIKCPTSYHTDAKCIPAGSQLLSNVAMICPKHTLEQSSLNVNWCFLCCKGGSLICCETCPTAFHLECLKFTPPEGKYICEECESGRMPLYNEIVWAKYGSYRFWPALIVPPPMIPDQMLTVQHNEWDICIKFFKSHDHAWINRRRIYLYQEDDSDVTGKARRKSVGGGIKERYNSAIREAAIVFQILQENKAKEPLTLDESSFKPPMYIKIRSNKYVLPLKAPFQGREEMDDNICECSPSDPDPCGSSSNCINRALMIECNQKVCPCGDLCQNRAFQSKRYPALSVKRIMNKGWGLVSQEDIQMGQFVIEYVGEVINNDELAKRLQQKQDQKDENYYFLTVDGDLTIDAGPKGNLARFINHSCEPNCVTNVWSVGGAQLVGLFAIKDIKAGDEITFNYNFASTGVDKKICHCGATKCSGFIGSKYRPSEQKAAANSKATKEGKKKRRKSRATKAKKVRGEKKQEEPLMTEDSLLVLKTEPLDEASSTSVLPEEKPNLPEESSSVEEVITKQGLE
- the LOC129737946 gene encoding nuclear receptor binding SET domain protein isoform X2 yields the protein MAVVALAKQQAKASTRMTRRKSLYPTDTVRSDEDVEDVLESYQISTRNGATIKIQQESMSLADVQPAKKIRRSSPIVEPKAAERDSQKAEVPDSNNSPSFSQPSVLTRELRVQLKRTKLMTSPQTEKPHTQSVLPQKTAPDTLEEKKQILTAKPKVSPPKQRASELATIITRQSAESSSSLLSMAEIEDRLKSPKRSHIHLKHLESTLSPKLTEPIRNVPGPVSRYGRIQKQKECQDYIPLDVARFVTKSPTKAKNPKKEPIETGSDNSPIETVVNESETMNPPTVLPSGLDFVNLQPVQIDCSLGLDSDVKLEDVDGLTEEPQLSPELLGMDQIKIVDLDSSLGSKSIGAETLLSIEEELQDVQKDEKIEETVVNNLEHLENIQQEPLQTTTVTEVNLGNASSEESAINDVATQEANGNVQERIECNNVTTTADDNPETPDLTQEIDIANGKFQLGQLCWASFHAKQVHWPCMICLDPETGDCTIETKSKGLKLNVVFFADNGRRSYISEYNLVPFQGLEEYKKLLDSEFHHLKNRFKVFSKRPTWVAAVAQAEAAFLDPIETRIENFQMQVEQEIRNKPARKRRTKSTSAGYHSNSFDDSSDSQRKRRSNTPESPAYEPLENFKNPSKRIKREPRDDEEQLMSTMSRYFQSMTEGSDLLETASGTSSECDELTDMSGFDREAYQSLLNLSRMYVFEGQAEADIDQKLQKYVQKICSLRMQQTTAGRTVPFPSSSRVSNRLRSQALRNSFLKFEMEHGLVTPVSKPDDTMSVAKENQSKAKKEPKTLQEMFVYKLEKNYLLKGVPKGPICAICLKTNEVTKCAKCSNHYHLECLSTNLEERKKLRASVEEKSFKCNDCTLNKSHACFVCHDQEPTFLEERKHRCAVASCGKYYHIPCLRLFPQHQLTSTPNSSTLFCSHHTCHTCVSDNPRANANTTKGQMIRCIKCPTSYHTDAKCIPAGSQLLSNVAMICPKHTLEQSSLNVNWCFLCCKGGSLICCETCPTAFHLECLKFTPPEGKYICEECESGRMPLYNEIVWAKYGSYRFWPALIVPPPMIPDQMLTVQHNEWDICIKFFKSHDHAWINRRRIYLYQEDDSDVTGKARRKSVGGGIKERYNSAIREAAIVFQILQENKAKEPLTLDESSFKPPMYIKIRSNKYVLPLKAPFQGREEMDDNICECSPSDPDPCGSSSNCINRALMIECNQKVCPCGDLCQNRAFQSKRYPALSVKRIMNKGWGLVSQEDIQMGQFVIEYVGEVINNDELAKRLQQKQDQKDENYYFLTVDGDLTIDAGPKGNLARFINHSCEPNCVTNVWSVGGAQLVGLFAIKDIKAGDEITFNYNFASTGVDKKICHCGATKCSGFIGSKYRPSEQKAAANSKATKEGKKKRRKSRATKAKKVRGEKKQEEPLMTEDSLLVLKTEPLDEASSTSVLPEEKPNLPEESSSVEEVITKQGLE